The genomic region GACGTAGCAAGTTCCGTGACGGGTGGGACGCGCATTCTTTCCGACGAACTGAGTATCCGCATTACCGCCGATCCTGGCAAAGGTTTTATCGATCGCATGATTTCCCTGGTAGAAGGGGCGGAACGCGCTAAAACTCCAAACGAAATTGCTTTAACGGTGTTATTAGCGGTTTTGACGTTGGTGTTTCTATTTGTTGTAGCGACATTACCAACAATTGCTAGCTATGTAAATAGTCCCGTCAGCATCGCAATTTTGATTGCCTTATTAGTCGCGTTAATTCCCACTACCATCGGTGGTTTATTGAGCGCGATCGGGATTGCCGGAATGGATCGGGTGGCACAATTTAACGTCATAGCCACCTCTGGACGCGCCGTAGAAGCTTGCGGCGATGTCAACACTCTCGTTTTGGACAAAACAGGTACGATCACGCTAGGCAACCGTTTGGCAGAGGAGTTTGTGCCTGTCAACGGTCATACGATGAATGAAATTGCGCGAGTGGCGTTAGCAGCCAGCGTGTTTGACAATACACCCGAAGGAAAATCAATCGTCCGCCTAGCGGAAAAATTGGGAGCAACAGTAGACTTCGATCGCAATAACGCTGAAGGAATTGAATTTTCTGCTAAAACCCGTATGAGTGGGACGAATTTACCCGATGGGAGTGAGGTACGTAAGGGTGCAGTGGGAGCAATTAAAGGTTTCGTGCGATCGCGAAGCGTGGGCGAAGCGCATTCGCGCAACGGACGCGATACCCCCGAACTCGATGCAGCCTACGAACGTATTTCTCAGTTAGGAGGAACACCCCTAGCAGTGGCGCTGAACGGCGAAATTTACGGCGTAATTTATCTCAAAGATATCGTCAAACCAGGTATTCGCGATCGCTTCGCTCAGTTGCGGCGCATGGGTGTACGCACGGTAATGCTAACTGGTGACAACCGCGTTACTGCTAGCGTAATTGCTCAAGAAGCAGGAGTTGATGACTTTATTGCCGAAGCTACACCTGAAGACAAAATCGAAGTGATTCAGCAGGAACAGGCGCAAGGCAAAATTGTCGCCATGACGGGGGATGGAACAAATGACGCGCCAGCATTGGCACAGGCGAATGTGGGTGTAGCAATGAATTCTGGAACTCAGGCGGCGAAAGAAGCAGCGAATATGGTCGATTTGGATTCCGATCCGACGAAGCTAATTGATATCGTGACTATCGGTAAACAACTGCTGATCACCCGTGGGGCGCTGACGACTTTCTCTATTGCCAATGATATTGCTAAATATTTTGCAATTATCCCTGTCATTTTTACTTCGGCTAGGCTAGAAAGTCTTAATATCATGGGCTTGACTAGTACCAATTCGGCTGTATTGTCGGCATTAATTTACAATGCTTTGGTGATTCCGGCTTTAAT from Chroococcidiopsis sp. SAG 2025 harbors:
- the kdpB gene encoding potassium-transporting ATPase subunit KdpB, translated to MDSATSTSKPPRPRPQGPRGDRKHTPKVDTKGLYKRAIKASFVKLKPRVMLKNPVMFVVYVGTIITVLMTIDPNLFGPVQGENLRFFNGLIAVILFFTLVFANFAEAVAEGRGKAQADALRATKSDTIAKKLLPDGSIQEISSTQLHRGDMVKVVAGDIIPADGEVLAGVASVDESAITGESAPVLKEPGSDVASSVTGGTRILSDELSIRITADPGKGFIDRMISLVEGAERAKTPNEIALTVLLAVLTLVFLFVVATLPTIASYVNSPVSIAILIALLVALIPTTIGGLLSAIGIAGMDRVAQFNVIATSGRAVEACGDVNTLVLDKTGTITLGNRLAEEFVPVNGHTMNEIARVALAASVFDNTPEGKSIVRLAEKLGATVDFDRNNAEGIEFSAKTRMSGTNLPDGSEVRKGAVGAIKGFVRSRSVGEAHSRNGRDTPELDAAYERISQLGGTPLAVALNGEIYGVIYLKDIVKPGIRDRFAQLRRMGVRTVMLTGDNRVTASVIAQEAGVDDFIAEATPEDKIEVIQQEQAQGKIVAMTGDGTNDAPALAQANVGVAMNSGTQAAKEAANMVDLDSDPTKLIDIVTIGKQLLITRGALTTFSIANDIAKYFAIIPVIFTSARLESLNIMGLTSTNSAVLSALIYNALVIPALIPLALKGVKFRPLSANQLLQRNILLYGLGGVIAPFIAIKLIDVLVSAIGLA